A window of the Blastopirellula sediminis genome harbors these coding sequences:
- a CDS encoding VWA domain-containing protein, whose product MDAEQLARWRLILGASSQESLCNMGSGFQLSSQQMEMDAALAEIYGGDDSELSQEEWSEKRVGHGPAKGRVAPKVAKWLDQIRNFFPTDVVTLIQHDAIERRGMKELLFEPEILSKVEPSLDLASTVLQLKNLVPDKAKAAARELVSKVVDDIRKRLEQRFVQAVRGALNRNRHSPFRSLPNLDWTRTISQNIKNYNPTIKTIIPEQMSFFSRQQRQNDWNIIIAMDQSGSMHSSLIFGGIMGAILASMPAVETHVVAFNHHEVVDLTEHCHDPVDLLFGVQLSGAEDYWMATSYCERFMHTPDKTLYIVLGDLYDTSPNENRFVRKMEALLEGGLKAVGLLAISDQGRPSFNENLANKLAKLGMPCFACTPNHLPDMLEAVLRGQDLKKFAEIASQKE is encoded by the coding sequence ATGGATGCGGAACAACTCGCTCGCTGGCGACTGATTCTCGGGGCAAGTTCCCAGGAGTCGCTCTGCAATATGGGATCGGGCTTCCAGCTCTCGTCGCAGCAGATGGAAATGGACGCCGCGCTCGCCGAAATCTACGGCGGCGACGATTCCGAGTTGTCGCAAGAAGAATGGTCGGAAAAGCGCGTCGGGCACGGACCAGCCAAAGGGCGCGTCGCGCCGAAAGTGGCAAAGTGGCTCGATCAGATTCGCAATTTCTTTCCGACCGACGTCGTCACCCTGATTCAACATGACGCCATCGAGCGCCGCGGGATGAAGGAGCTGTTGTTCGAGCCGGAGATCTTGTCGAAGGTCGAACCGTCGCTCGATCTCGCCAGCACGGTCCTGCAGCTAAAGAACCTGGTTCCCGACAAAGCGAAAGCGGCCGCCCGTGAACTGGTCAGCAAGGTGGTCGACGACATTCGCAAACGGCTCGAGCAGCGATTCGTGCAAGCGGTCCGCGGCGCCCTCAATCGCAATCGTCATTCGCCGTTTCGCAGTCTGCCGAATCTCGACTGGACGCGCACGATTAGTCAGAACATCAAAAACTACAACCCGACGATCAAGACGATCATCCCCGAGCAAATGTCGTTCTTTAGCCGCCAGCAGCGGCAGAACGACTGGAACATTATCATTGCGATGGACCAGTCTGGATCGATGCACTCGTCTCTTATCTTTGGCGGCATCATGGGAGCGATCCTCGCCAGCATGCCGGCGGTCGAGACCCACGTCGTCGCTTTCAACCATCATGAGGTGGTCGATCTAACCGAACATTGTCACGATCCGGTAGATCTTCTGTTTGGCGTGCAGCTAAGCGGGGCCGAAGACTACTGGATGGCGACCAGCTACTGCGAACGCTTTATGCATACGCCAGACAAGACCCTCTATATCGTGTTGGGGGATCTCTATGACACCAGCCCCAACGAGAATCGCTTCGTCCGCAAAATGGAGGCGTTGCTCGAAGGGGGGTTAAAGGCAGTCGGGCTACTGGCGATTTCCGATCAAGGGCGCCCCTCGTTCAACGAGAACCTCGCCAACAAGTTGGCGAAGCTGGGAATGCCCTGTTTCGCGTGCACGCCGAACCATCTTCCCGACATGCTGGAAGCCGTATTACGGGGTCAGGACCTGAAAAAGTTCGCGGAAATCGCCTCTCAGAAGGAGTAG
- a CDS encoding DUF5682 family protein: MSWKIHVFGVRHLSPMGAWQLRAYLDQIKPDVVLIEGIDDATPLIADMTRPETKPPIAILAYTDSLPVRTIVTPLARYSPEYQAICWAKENDADAQFFDLPSECFLGLLDAEYEQREIERREALLKQEEEKESPPEETAETSEIAAELDEPKVSLYQQVAHAAGETDFETYWERQFEHNVSLGSYRGGAYEFGQAVRELEEDRPRWRAENLVREAYMRRRIEETIAAGTPPEKIVAVVGAFHASALTSDLPAMTDEELESLRRRTSKLTLMPYSYFKLSSQSGYGAGNQAPAYFELMWDALNEGNVRGLSHRYLSSVAQHLRKAGTHRSTAEVIESVRLAETLSALKDGLAPTLSDLRDAAITLLGQGEITTVKEALAHVDVGTEIGELPDGVSQTSIQADFQRELKRLKLEKYKTTVETPLDLDLRENRQAKSEEAAYLDLNRSSLFHRLRILEVPFAKWTHARQESTTWAERWMMQWTPESEIALVEAVLEGETILLATAFRFNSRLEKCVTIADAAHLVNDACQCGMMAAMDQARARLQELAVVTSDFGAIADAAFELMQVVRYGSVRRFDPEPLLPLLEELFVEGALSLYNAAGCDDKAAKVLLEAIDKLNRVGLEFAELVDETLWTTRLQQLADSDDRNPLLSGYACAILLERGLIPNEDLSREVSRRLSPGVPADLGAGWFEGLAQRNRYALIARQALWEQLADYVSSLDDDQFARALVFLRRAFSTFVPRERRQICENLGEHWGLNKDQTAELLEAPLSEEEEEKLSDLNDFDFGDF; encoded by the coding sequence TTGAGTTGGAAGATCCACGTATTCGGCGTTCGCCATCTCTCTCCGATGGGAGCCTGGCAGCTGCGCGCTTATCTCGATCAGATCAAGCCTGACGTCGTGCTGATCGAAGGGATCGACGACGCGACGCCGCTGATCGCCGACATGACGCGTCCAGAGACGAAGCCGCCGATCGCGATTCTCGCATACACCGATTCGCTGCCGGTTCGCACGATCGTCACGCCGCTGGCCCGCTACAGTCCCGAATACCAGGCGATCTGCTGGGCCAAAGAAAATGACGCCGACGCCCAGTTCTTCGATCTTCCGTCCGAATGCTTCCTTGGCCTTCTCGACGCCGAATATGAGCAGCGGGAAATCGAACGAAGGGAAGCGTTGCTGAAGCAGGAAGAAGAGAAGGAATCGCCGCCGGAGGAAACCGCCGAAACCTCGGAGATCGCCGCTGAGCTCGACGAACCGAAGGTCTCGCTGTATCAGCAAGTCGCCCACGCCGCCGGCGAGACCGACTTTGAAACCTACTGGGAGCGCCAGTTCGAGCACAACGTTTCGCTCGGCAGCTATCGGGGCGGCGCCTATGAGTTCGGCCAGGCCGTACGCGAGCTGGAAGAAGACCGCCCCCGCTGGCGTGCCGAAAACCTGGTTCGCGAAGCCTACATGCGACGTCGGATCGAAGAGACGATCGCCGCCGGTACGCCGCCGGAAAAGATCGTCGCCGTCGTTGGCGCCTTCCATGCCTCTGCGCTGACCTCCGACTTGCCTGCGATGACCGACGAAGAGCTGGAGTCGCTTCGTCGCCGCACCAGCAAGTTGACGCTGATGCCGTACTCCTACTTCAAGCTCTCGTCGCAGTCGGGCTACGGCGCCGGAAATCAGGCGCCTGCCTACTTCGAGCTGATGTGGGACGCGCTCAACGAAGGGAACGTCCGCGGGCTCTCGCATCGCTACCTGTCGAGCGTCGCTCAGCATCTCCGCAAGGCCGGCACCCATCGCTCGACTGCCGAAGTGATCGAAAGCGTCCGTTTGGCCGAAACCCTCTCCGCGCTCAAAGATGGCCTGGCGCCGACGCTCTCTGACCTGCGCGACGCGGCAATTACGCTCCTCGGTCAGGGAGAAATAACAACCGTCAAAGAGGCGCTCGCTCATGTCGACGTCGGTACCGAGATCGGCGAACTGCCGGACGGGGTCAGCCAAACTTCGATCCAGGCCGACTTCCAGCGGGAACTGAAACGGCTCAAGCTAGAAAAGTACAAAACGACGGTCGAAACGCCGCTCGATTTGGACCTGCGAGAGAATCGCCAGGCCAAGAGCGAAGAGGCGGCCTATCTCGACCTGAATCGTTCGTCGCTGTTTCATCGTTTGCGGATCCTGGAAGTTCCGTTCGCCAAGTGGACACACGCTCGGCAAGAGTCGACCACGTGGGCTGAGCGGTGGATGATGCAGTGGACGCCGGAGAGCGAAATTGCCCTGGTCGAAGCGGTGCTGGAAGGGGAAACGATCCTGCTAGCGACGGCGTTTCGCTTCAACTCGCGGCTCGAAAAGTGCGTCACCATCGCCGACGCGGCGCACCTGGTCAACGACGCTTGCCAGTGCGGCATGATGGCCGCGATGGATCAAGCCCGCGCGCGACTGCAGGAACTGGCCGTCGTCACCTCCGACTTTGGCGCGATCGCCGATGCGGCGTTTGAGCTGATGCAGGTCGTGCGCTACGGCAGCGTCCGCCGCTTCGATCCGGAGCCGCTATTGCCGCTGCTGGAAGAACTGTTTGTCGAAGGCGCCCTTTCGCTCTACAACGCCGCAGGCTGCGACGACAAGGCCGCGAAGGTCTTGCTCGAAGCGATCGATAAGCTGAATCGGGTCGGGTTGGAGTTCGCCGAACTGGTCGACGAAACGCTTTGGACGACCCGTCTGCAACAATTGGCCGACTCCGACGATCGAAACCCGCTCCTATCGGGCTATGCGTGTGCGATTCTGCTGGAGCGTGGTTTGATCCCGAACGAAGATCTGTCGCGGGAGGTATCGCGACGTCTTTCCCCTGGCGTTCCAGCCGATCTTGGCGCCGGCTGGTTTGAAGGACTCGCGCAGCGGAATCGTTACGCGTTGATCGCGCGGCAAGCCCTGTGGGAACAACTGGCCGACTACGTATCCTCGCTTGACGACGATCAATTCGCCCGGGCCCTCGTGTTCCTTCGCCGTGCCTTCAGTACGTTCGTCCCGCGCGAGCGCCGGCAGATCTGCGAGAACCTCGGCGAACATTGGGGGCTGAACAAAGACCAGACGGCCGAACTGCTGGAAGCGCCTCTCTCCGAAGAGGAAGAGGAAAAGCTCTCCGACCTGAACGACTTCGATTTCGGCGATTTCTAG
- a CDS encoding ATP-binding protein, giving the protein MAKKSSSAAAKPSSGGDLRSPAEELYAHEIEALIEQDKYDKPPGWRMSARAVHTYICGGKAGKLDITPKYIGYNRLVEIAIATLVTDRALLLIGEPGTAKSWLSEHLAAAINGDSTKVVQGTAGTTEEQIRYTWNYAMLIARGPSHEALIKSPVLRAMESGSLARFEEISRCASEVQDAMISLLSEKRVSIPELATEVPAQKGFSVIATANTRDRGVNDMSAALKRRFNIIVLPTPSTIETEIEIVGKRVAELASNLSLKSDLPSEDAIEQVVTIFRELRTGQTLDGKNKLKSPSGVLSTAEAISVLANSMALSASFGSGSVSAEDVAAGLQGAVVKDEEKDKVAWQEYLTNVLKKRGSAWRPLFNACSEHNG; this is encoded by the coding sequence ATGGCGAAGAAATCGAGTTCCGCCGCCGCCAAACCTTCCTCGGGAGGCGACCTTCGCTCTCCAGCCGAAGAGCTCTACGCTCACGAGATCGAAGCCCTCATCGAGCAAGACAAATACGACAAGCCGCCAGGCTGGCGAATGTCGGCTCGGGCTGTTCATACCTATATCTGCGGCGGCAAGGCAGGGAAGCTCGACATCACGCCAAAGTACATCGGCTACAACCGTCTGGTCGAGATCGCCATCGCAACGCTGGTGACCGACCGCGCGCTGCTGTTGATCGGCGAACCAGGGACCGCGAAGAGCTGGCTCTCGGAACACTTGGCCGCGGCGATCAACGGCGACTCGACCAAAGTGGTGCAGGGAACCGCCGGCACGACCGAAGAGCAGATTCGTTATACCTGGAACTACGCGATGTTGATCGCCCGTGGTCCCAGTCATGAAGCCCTCATCAAAAGCCCGGTGCTGCGAGCGATGGAGTCCGGCTCACTCGCGCGGTTCGAGGAAATTTCCCGCTGCGCCTCCGAAGTGCAAGACGCGATGATCTCGCTCCTCTCGGAAAAGCGGGTTTCGATTCCGGAACTCGCGACCGAAGTGCCGGCCCAAAAGGGATTCTCGGTCATCGCGACCGCCAACACCCGCGACCGCGGCGTCAACGACATGTCGGCCGCCCTCAAACGACGCTTCAACATTATCGTGTTGCCGACGCCGAGCACGATCGAAACCGAGATCGAAATCGTCGGCAAACGGGTCGCCGAACTCGCCTCCAACCTATCACTCAAGTCGGACCTCCCCTCCGAAGATGCGATCGAGCAGGTCGTCACGATCTTCCGCGAACTTCGCACTGGCCAAACGCTCGACGGCAAGAACAAACTGAAGTCTCCTTCCGGCGTCCTTTCGACCGCCGAGGCGATCTCGGTGCTCGCCAACAGCATGGCTCTGTCGGCTAGCTTCGGCAGCGGGTCCGTTTCGGCCGAAGATGTCGCCGCCGGTCTGCAAGGCGCCGTCGTCAAGGACGAAGAGAAGGACAAGGTCGCGTGGCAAGAGTATTTGACCAACGTCTTGAAGAAGCGGGGCTCCGCTTGGCGTCCGTTGTTCAACGCCTGTTCGGAGCATAACGGTTGA
- a CDS encoding HEAT repeat domain-containing protein → MSIPVLTQVYDEVRRLSIAGSSVACGDFRLKKLVPPLQKAGEKAPVFAKVAEAVNNVVESNEKTAPEALLSLSTLINAILYTQGATGAEGKLAPIERVGEGITPKRSPASLLKSVATALTSTGSGRLEVIRESLERNPFPDPRLLGPAIAALDGSYHEVCDFVEANVLAQYGKSIVPMIVEKFDQKGGAGDARRLSLLYRVDPKGADKYVRNALKEGSKEVKVVAIAKLRDPSDVPFLIEQSSAKAADVREAAYLALAEINSKEAATALAEGIQKPRNLQALKAARQGKHPLVVAALHSETRTALAEYLATKPKDKNLAARSARLHELLQALRDRSDKDTEALLIELFEQRAAITKLEGTGSYDSIVLLILRAMATSTDKTRDLVIANHESLDEHGLDIAVEAAIRQEKPKRFYDLFHGYLIPPKDGKKGKAAAAANAKAEAVSSTLISHTRLPNLLYDYQPEIRNVVELDPRWLDLAIEVDDLPLAIQIARPKHPGVQKYLEENVQAFLKGKTESYEMLEALQAMIRINHPKAVDCLTQAMLKKVKYAVSYYSGIFSRLIGMLTPADVPKLEACIAKMDEADADRYIVAIADLKNRT, encoded by the coding sequence ATGAGCATTCCCGTGCTGACCCAGGTCTACGACGAAGTCCGACGGTTGTCGATCGCCGGCAGCAGCGTCGCGTGCGGCGACTTTCGTCTGAAAAAGCTCGTACCGCCGCTCCAAAAGGCAGGCGAAAAGGCCCCGGTCTTCGCCAAGGTGGCCGAAGCGGTCAACAACGTCGTGGAAAGTAACGAAAAAACCGCGCCAGAGGCGCTGCTCAGCCTCAGCACGCTGATTAACGCGATCCTCTACACGCAAGGGGCGACTGGCGCCGAAGGGAAACTGGCGCCGATCGAGCGCGTCGGCGAGGGGATCACACCGAAACGTTCCCCGGCCAGTCTGCTGAAGTCGGTCGCGACCGCGCTGACCAGTACCGGTTCCGGTCGGTTGGAAGTAATTCGGGAATCGCTCGAGCGAAACCCGTTTCCCGATCCGCGCCTGTTGGGTCCCGCAATCGCGGCGCTCGACGGCTCGTATCACGAGGTTTGCGATTTCGTCGAAGCGAACGTATTGGCGCAGTACGGCAAGTCGATCGTGCCGATGATCGTCGAGAAGTTCGATCAAAAGGGTGGGGCAGGGGACGCGCGGCGGTTATCGCTCCTCTATCGCGTCGATCCCAAAGGCGCCGACAAGTATGTCCGCAACGCCCTGAAAGAAGGCTCCAAAGAGGTCAAAGTGGTCGCGATCGCCAAGCTCCGCGATCCGAGCGACGTCCCCTTCTTGATCGAGCAATCGTCCGCCAAAGCGGCCGACGTTCGCGAGGCCGCCTATTTGGCCCTCGCCGAAATCAACTCGAAGGAAGCCGCTACCGCGCTCGCTGAAGGAATCCAAAAGCCGCGCAATTTGCAAGCGCTAAAAGCGGCCCGTCAAGGGAAGCATCCCCTCGTCGTCGCCGCCCTTCATTCGGAAACGCGGACGGCTCTCGCCGAATACCTGGCGACCAAGCCGAAAGACAAAAACCTCGCCGCGCGCAGCGCCCGCTTGCATGAGCTGCTCCAGGCCCTGCGAGATCGTAGCGACAAGGATACCGAAGCGCTCCTCATCGAACTGTTCGAGCAGCGTGCCGCGATTACCAAGTTGGAAGGAACCGGCTCGTACGATTCGATCGTCTTGCTAATCCTTCGCGCCATGGCGACCTCGACCGACAAAACGCGCGACTTGGTGATCGCCAACCATGAGTCGCTCGACGAACATGGACTCGACATCGCAGTCGAAGCCGCGATCCGCCAAGAAAAACCGAAACGATTCTACGATCTCTTTCATGGCTATCTGATCCCGCCCAAGGATGGCAAGAAGGGGAAAGCGGCGGCAGCGGCCAATGCGAAGGCGGAGGCGGTCTCGAGCACGCTGATCAGCCATACGCGGCTCCCGAATCTTCTGTACGACTATCAGCCTGAGATACGGAATGTGGTCGAACTCGATCCGCGTTGGCTCGACCTGGCGATCGAGGTCGACGATCTGCCGCTGGCGATTCAGATCGCTCGGCCGAAACACCCCGGCGTTCAGAAGTACCTAGAGGAGAATGTCCAGGCTTTCCTGAAGGGCAAGACCGAATCGTACGAGATGCTCGAAGCGCTCCAGGCGATGATTCGCATCAATCATCCCAAGGCGGTCGACTGTTTAACCCAGGCGATGCTCAAAAAAGTGAAGTACGCCGTCAGTTACTACTCCGGAATATTCAGCCGGCTCATCGGAATGCTCACGCCGGCCGACGTTCCGAAGCTGGAAGCCTGCATCGCCAAAATGGACGAAGCGGACGCCGACCGCTACATCGTTGCAATCGCCGACCTGAAGAACCGCACCTAA